A genomic segment from Verrucomicrobiia bacterium encodes:
- a CDS encoding alpha/beta hydrolase — protein sequence MRYLAVLFALVVGSSLHSAEPKPLDPAAQIAAKVEPTRKVVYKEIAGRELRLHIFEPKGLKAGDQRPCFLTIHGGGWRGGEPRRMYPFAVYFAERGMVGISMEYRLVTTKGTNTVFDCVKDGRSAVRYIRAHAKELGIDPNRIVVNGGSAGGHVAASTAMFEGVDESTDDPKISSVPNAMILYYPVIDTSKEGYGNALIGSRWQEISPAHQVKPGTPPTLTLHGSGDTTTPFKGAQKFHDAMLKAGNRSELVVNEGGVHGYFMFDGALLNDAFIQTEQFLVSLGWLK from the coding sequence ATGCGTTATCTTGCTGTCCTGTTTGCTTTGGTTGTCGGAAGTTCCCTGCACTCTGCCGAACCCAAGCCTCTCGATCCCGCTGCCCAGATCGCGGCCAAAGTGGAGCCCACCCGCAAGGTCGTTTACAAAGAGATTGCCGGACGCGAGCTGCGCCTGCATATCTTCGAGCCAAAAGGTTTGAAAGCGGGTGATCAACGTCCCTGCTTTCTCACGATTCATGGCGGTGGTTGGCGTGGAGGTGAGCCGCGTCGCATGTATCCTTTCGCTGTGTACTTTGCGGAGCGCGGCATGGTTGGCATCAGCATGGAATACCGGTTGGTGACAACGAAGGGGACGAATACGGTTTTCGATTGCGTGAAGGATGGCCGTTCGGCTGTACGTTACATCAGGGCGCACGCGAAGGAGTTGGGGATTGATCCGAATCGCATCGTGGTAAACGGTGGCTCTGCCGGTGGACACGTGGCCGCGAGCACCGCGATGTTCGAGGGCGTTGATGAATCCACCGATGATCCGAAGATATCCAGCGTGCCGAATGCGATGATCCTTTATTATCCTGTCATTGATACATCGAAGGAAGGTTACGGCAATGCCCTCATCGGCAGCCGTTGGCAGGAGATCTCGCCAGCGCATCAGGTGAAGCCCGGCACTCCACCTACGCTCACCTTGCATGGCAGCGGCGATACGACGACCCCATTCAAAGGCGCACAGAAGTTCCATGACGCCATGCTGAAGGCGGGTAACCGCTCCGAACTGGTCGTGAATGAAGGTGGCGTGCATGGCTATTTCATGTTCGACGGAGCGTTGTTGAACGATGCTTTTATCCAGACGGAACAGTTCTTAGTGTCCTTGGGTTGGTTGAAATAG